One Tamlana carrageenivorans genomic region harbors:
- the panD gene encoding aspartate 1-decarboxylase — MQIHVVKSKIHRVKCTGAELNYIGSITIDEDLMEAANIIQGEKVQIVNNDNGERLETYCIPGPRNTGEITLNGAAARKVAVGDTLILITYAILDIEEAKGFKPALVFPDEATNLLK, encoded by the coding sequence ATGCAAATTCACGTAGTAAAATCTAAGATTCATCGAGTTAAATGCACCGGTGCAGAACTCAATTATATTGGCAGTATAACCATTGACGAAGACTTGATGGAGGCGGCTAATATTATTCAAGGAGAAAAAGTTCAAATTGTAAATAATGATAATGGCGAGCGCCTAGAAACGTATTGTATTCCAGGACCTCGTAATACAGGAGAAATTACCTTAAATGGTGCAGCAGCAAGAAAAGTTGCAGTTGGCGATACTTTAATATTGATTACCTATGCGATATTGGATATTGAAGAAGCTAAAGGATTTAAGCCGGCTTTAGTTTTTCCTGATGAAGCCACAAACTTGTTAAAATAA
- a CDS encoding lysylphosphatidylglycerol synthase transmembrane domain-containing protein, which yields MNQKIKNLLKVVLPLLLGVFLIWYSLSKVSIDKLLVYAQNANYSWIVLGMFLGLLSHISRAYRWRFMLLPIGYHVKFGNTFMAVFAAYLINYTIPRAGEVARASLLTNYEGVPFEKGFGTIVAERIADMIVMLGIMLITLFLQFDFIYGFLMERFNPLKVIMFMVIGLILFFIMAFFVTRSQSAIAIKIKTFVSGLVEGVLSIFKMRNKWAYIFHTLFIWGMYVLMFYVTTFAISELGVVQPGAVLVGFISASFSIAATNGGIGSYPLAVYAAFALFGIPEEPSIAYGWIMWASQTLVIIVCGGLSLIYLPIYNRKYIKIKG from the coding sequence TTGAACCAGAAAATAAAAAATCTGTTAAAGGTTGTACTCCCATTGTTATTGGGAGTTTTTTTAATCTGGTATTCGCTGTCTAAAGTTTCTATAGACAAACTTCTGGTATATGCCCAAAATGCAAACTATTCATGGATTGTATTAGGTATGTTTTTGGGTTTGTTAAGTCATATTTCGCGGGCATACCGTTGGCGTTTTATGCTTTTGCCAATTGGGTATCATGTAAAGTTTGGGAATACTTTTATGGCTGTTTTTGCAGCTTATTTAATTAATTATACCATACCAAGAGCGGGAGAGGTGGCTAGAGCTTCACTGTTAACAAATTATGAAGGCGTTCCTTTTGAGAAAGGCTTCGGTACTATTGTTGCCGAACGTATTGCTGATATGATTGTCATGTTAGGTATTATGCTGATTACGCTTTTTTTGCAATTCGATTTTATTTATGGGTTTTTAATGGAGAGATTTAATCCTCTTAAGGTTATCATGTTTATGGTGATTGGACTCATTCTGTTTTTTATAATGGCATTTTTTGTGACTAGAAGTCAGTCTGCCATCGCTATAAAAATAAAAACTTTTGTTAGTGGTTTAGTTGAAGGGGTGTTAAGTATTTTCAAAATGAGAAACAAATGGGCCTATATTTTTCATACCCTTTTTATTTGGGGTATGTACGTGCTTATGTTTTATGTAACGACCTTTGCTATTAGCGAGCTGGGAGTGGTGCAACCCGGAGCTGTTTTGGTTGGGTTTATTTCTGCGAGTTTTAGTATTGCTGCTACAAATGGAGGGATAGGGTCTTATCCTTTAGCGGTTTATGCAGCCTTTGCTTTGTTTGGTATCCCAGAAGAGCCTAGTATTGCTTATGGTTGGATCATGTGGGCGTCTCAAACATTAGTTATAATTGTTTGTGGTGGACTCTCGTTAATTTACTTGCCTATTTACAATAGAAAATATATAAAAATTAAGGGTTAA
- the radA gene encoding DNA repair protein RadA gives MAKVKTTFFCQNCGTQFSKWQGQCTACKEWNTIVEELVQKPEKSDWKTPTTASKRAAVPLLVSEIDTSKEPRLNTFDGELNRVLGGGIVPGSLTLLGGEPGIGKSTLLLQVSLGLPYKTLYVSGEESQKQIKMRAERVNPNNSNCYILTETKTQNIFKQIEALEPDIVIIDSIQTLHSDYIESSSGSISQIKECTTELIKFAKETATPVLLIGHITKDGNIAGPKILEHMVDTVLQFEGDRNHVFRILRAHKNRFGSTNELGIYEMQGSGLREVSNPSEILISKKDEELSGNAIAATLEGMRPLMIEVQALVSTAVYGTPQRSATGFNAKRLNMLLAVLEKRAGFRLGAKDVFLNITGGITVDDPAIDLAVVASILSSNEDVSIPKDYCFAAEVGLSGEIRPVQRVEQRILEAEKLGFATIFVSKYNKISLQNTAIKIQLISKMEDLVDFLV, from the coding sequence ATGGCCAAGGTTAAAACCACATTTTTTTGTCAGAATTGCGGTACCCAATTTTCAAAATGGCAAGGGCAATGTACTGCTTGTAAAGAGTGGAATACCATTGTAGAAGAATTGGTGCAAAAACCTGAAAAAAGCGATTGGAAAACACCAACAACGGCATCAAAACGAGCGGCTGTGCCATTGTTGGTGAGTGAAATTGATACCTCGAAAGAGCCACGATTAAACACTTTTGATGGGGAATTAAACCGCGTTTTAGGAGGTGGTATTGTGCCTGGATCTTTAACGCTTTTAGGAGGGGAACCGGGTATAGGTAAAAGTACCTTGTTGCTTCAGGTTTCTTTGGGCTTGCCTTACAAAACGCTTTACGTTTCTGGAGAAGAAAGTCAGAAACAAATTAAAATGCGTGCCGAACGTGTTAATCCTAATAACAGCAATTGTTACATTTTAACAGAAACTAAAACTCAAAATATATTTAAGCAAATAGAAGCTTTGGAGCCTGATATTGTGATCATAGATTCCATTCAAACCCTCCACAGCGATTATATCGAATCTTCTTCAGGGAGTATTTCTCAGATAAAAGAATGTACTACCGAACTCATAAAATTTGCTAAAGAAACGGCGACTCCGGTGCTACTTATTGGGCATATTACTAAAGATGGAAATATTGCTGGTCCAAAAATATTGGAACATATGGTAGATACCGTATTGCAATTTGAAGGCGATCGCAATCATGTATTCCGAATTTTAAGAGCTCATAAAAACCGTTTTGGTTCTACAAACGAATTAGGGATTTATGAAATGCAAGGTTCTGGACTTCGAGAGGTATCCAATCCTTCAGAAATATTAATATCCAAAAAAGACGAAGAGTTATCGGGCAATGCTATTGCAGCAACTTTAGAAGGTATGCGGCCCTTAATGATCGAGGTTCAGGCCTTGGTGAGTACTGCTGTTTATGGAACACCGCAACGTTCGGCAACAGGATTTAATGCGAAACGTTTAAATATGCTTTTGGCGGTTTTAGAAAAACGTGCTGGCTTTCGTTTAGGCGCAAAGGATGTCTTTTTGAATATTACTGGCGGCATTACTGTTGACGATCCGGCTATCGATTTGGCTGTTGTAGCTTCTATTTTGTCTTCCAATGAAGATGTATCTATTCCTAAAGATTACTGTTTTGCCGCCGAGGTTGGTCTTTCAGGTGAAATACGACCCGTTCAACGTGTGGAACAACGTATTTTAGAGGCTGAAAAATTAGGTTTTGCTACCATTTTTGTTTCTAAATACAACAAGATTTCGCTTCAAAATACCGCCATTAAAATTCAGCTTATTTCCAAAATGGAAGACCTGGTGGATTTTTTAGTTTAA
- a CDS encoding glycogen/starch synthase produces MKDKRILYVSSEVVPYLPETEISSMSFEAPRLVNQQGGQIRIFMPRYGNINERRHQLHEVIRLSGINLVINDLDMPLIIKVASIPKERIQVYFIDNDEYFKRKATLTDEAGKLFPDNDERAIFFAKGVIETVKKLNWAPDIIHVHGWLASLLPLYFKEYYKDEPLFSESKIVTSVYNQSFNGTLNEEMINKIKFDNIDNESIQPLEEPTYTNLMKVAIDYSDALIIGSETIPEDLETYLKASDKPILEYKSKDEFGEAYTTFFNETVLG; encoded by the coding sequence ATGAAAGATAAGAGGATATTATATGTATCATCTGAAGTAGTGCCCTATTTACCTGAAACCGAAATTTCTTCTATGTCATTTGAAGCGCCTAGATTAGTAAATCAACAAGGCGGACAAATTAGAATATTTATGCCTAGGTATGGTAATATAAATGAGCGAAGACATCAATTACACGAAGTTATACGCTTATCTGGTATCAACTTAGTTATTAACGACTTAGACATGCCGTTAATTATTAAAGTCGCTTCGATACCAAAAGAGCGCATTCAAGTTTACTTTATTGATAACGACGAATATTTTAAAAGAAAAGCAACCTTAACCGACGAAGCTGGAAAACTATTTCCAGACAACGACGAGCGCGCTATCTTTTTCGCTAAAGGCGTTATTGAAACCGTTAAAAAATTAAATTGGGCTCCAGATATTATTCATGTTCATGGTTGGTTAGCGTCTTTATTACCGCTTTATTTTAAAGAATACTACAAAGACGAGCCTCTTTTTAGCGAAAGTAAAATTGTAACCTCGGTATACAACCAAAGTTTCAACGGCACGTTAAACGAAGAGATGATTAATAAAATTAAGTTTGATAATATCGATAACGAATCGATTCAACCATTGGAAGAACCAACTTATACAAACTTAATGAAGGTTGCTATTGATTATTCTGACGCTTTAATTATTGGTTCTGAAACCATTCCTGAAGATTTAGAAACCTACTTAAAAGCATCAGATAAACCTATTTTAGAATATAAATCGAAAGATGAATTTGGTGAAGCTTATACAACATTCTTCAACGAAACCGTTTTAGGATAA
- the ileS gene encoding isoleucine--tRNA ligase: MNAKFPEYKGLNLPNVATEILQYWQENNIFEKSVTTREGKEPYVFFEGPPSANGLPGVHHVLARAIKDIFPRYKTMKGFQVKRKAGWDTHGLPIELGVEKELGITKEDIGKNISVEDYNAACRKAVMRYTDVWNDLTEKMGYWVDMDDPYITYEPKYMESVWWLLKQIYNKSLLYKGYTIQPYSPKAGTGLSSHELNQPGTYQDVTDTTIVAQFKSPLTPKGGTENSIAKAFEVSPPMEGSGEAYFLAWTTTPWTLPSNTALTVGPKIEYVLVETYNQYTFEPVKVVLAKKLVSYQFSGKFKLVEEASEISAYKQGDKKIPYRIISECIGKDLVGIQYEQLLKYALPNDNPENAFRVIAGDFVTTEDGTGIVHTAPTFGADDALVAKQATPEVPPMLVKDENGNLVPLVDLQGKFRPEMGEFAGKYVKNEYYNDGEAPERSVDVEIAIKLKEENKAFKVEKYKHSYPNCWRTDKPILYYPLDSWFIKVTDVKDKMVAHNDTINWKPKATGTGRFGNWLANANDWNLSRSRYWGIPLPIWRSEDGKEELCIGSVEELKSEMAKAVSAGVLEKDIFEDFEVGNNSEENYAKLDLHKNIVDNIVLVSPTGQKMFRESDLIDVWFDSGSMPYAQWHYPFENKDLIDDKKSYPADFIAEGVDQTRGWFYTLHAIATMVFDSVAYKNVVSNGLVLDKNGQKMSKRLGNAVDPFETLSNYGADATRWYMIANANPWDNLKFDIEGVEEVKRKFFGTLYNTYSFFSLYSNLDKFSYAEADIPLAERPELDRWILSELHTLIQKVDAFYADYEPTRAARAISDFTQDYLSNWYVRLSRRRFWKGDYEQDKISAYQTLYTCMETIAKLGAPIAPFFMDRLYLDLNSVTQKEQFESVHLANFPVFDSAFVDKSLERKMENAQIISSLVLSLRAKEKIKVRQPLQKIMIPVDSLQQKEEIAAVSELIKHEVNVKEIELLEDASDILVKQIKPNFKVLGPRFGKDMKAIAGAVINFTPEDINKIEQNGSLEVDINGKNITLERSDVEITSQDIEGWLVANEGALTVALDVTISDDLRKEGIARELINRIQNLRKDSGFEVTDNIAVKLLKDEQIVKAVEANVAYIKSETLTNELEIVEKLDGGIDIAFDDVNTRLFIQKN, encoded by the coding sequence ATGAACGCTAAATTTCCTGAATATAAAGGTCTTAACTTGCCAAATGTAGCAACCGAAATTCTACAGTACTGGCAAGAAAATAACATTTTTGAGAAAAGTGTAACCACGAGAGAAGGTAAAGAGCCTTATGTGTTTTTTGAAGGGCCGCCGTCTGCAAACGGACTTCCTGGTGTGCACCACGTTTTAGCGCGTGCGATTAAAGATATTTTTCCGCGTTATAAAACCATGAAAGGGTTTCAAGTTAAGCGTAAAGCTGGTTGGGATACCCATGGTTTGCCTATTGAATTAGGTGTGGAGAAAGAATTAGGTATTACTAAAGAAGATATTGGTAAAAACATTTCTGTTGAAGATTATAACGCCGCTTGTAGAAAAGCCGTGATGCGTTATACCGATGTTTGGAATGACTTAACTGAAAAAATGGGTTACTGGGTAGATATGGACGATCCGTACATTACTTATGAGCCTAAATATATGGAGTCTGTTTGGTGGTTACTAAAACAGATTTACAACAAAAGCTTGCTTTACAAAGGCTATACGATTCAGCCGTATTCGCCAAAAGCAGGAACAGGTTTAAGTTCTCATGAGTTAAATCAGCCAGGAACGTATCAGGATGTTACCGATACGACTATCGTGGCACAGTTTAAAAGCCCCCTAACCCCCAAAGGGGGAACGGAAAACTCAATTGCTAAGGCGTTTGAGGTCTCCCCTCCTATGGAGGGGTCGGGGGAGGCTTACTTTTTGGCATGGACGACAACACCTTGGACACTTCCTAGTAACACGGCATTAACCGTTGGTCCGAAAATAGAATATGTATTGGTTGAAACTTATAACCAATATACTTTTGAGCCTGTTAAAGTGGTATTGGCTAAAAAATTAGTAAGCTATCAGTTTTCTGGGAAATTCAAATTAGTTGAAGAGGCTTCTGAAATTTCAGCTTATAAACAAGGCGATAAAAAAATCCCATACAGAATCATTAGCGAATGTATTGGGAAGGATTTAGTAGGAATTCAATACGAGCAGCTTTTAAAGTATGCGTTGCCAAATGATAATCCAGAAAATGCATTTCGCGTCATTGCTGGTGATTTTGTGACTACCGAAGATGGTACAGGAATCGTACATACCGCCCCAACGTTTGGTGCCGACGATGCTTTGGTTGCAAAACAAGCGACCCCAGAAGTGCCGCCTATGTTGGTGAAAGATGAGAATGGCAATTTAGTGCCTCTTGTAGATTTACAAGGTAAATTTAGACCAGAAATGGGTGAGTTTGCTGGTAAATACGTGAAAAACGAATATTACAACGACGGCGAAGCGCCAGAGCGTTCGGTGGATGTTGAAATTGCCATCAAACTAAAAGAAGAAAATAAAGCTTTTAAGGTTGAAAAATATAAACATAGTTATCCAAACTGTTGGCGTACCGATAAACCAATTTTATACTACCCGTTAGATTCTTGGTTTATTAAGGTTACCGATGTAAAAGATAAAATGGTAGCGCATAACGATACCATTAACTGGAAGCCAAAAGCTACGGGAACAGGGCGTTTTGGAAACTGGCTTGCTAATGCGAACGATTGGAATTTATCACGCTCGCGTTACTGGGGTATTCCGTTGCCAATTTGGAGATCTGAAGATGGTAAGGAAGAACTTTGTATTGGTTCTGTTGAAGAATTAAAAAGTGAAATGGCTAAGGCTGTTTCAGCGGGAGTTTTAGAAAAAGATATTTTCGAAGATTTTGAAGTTGGAAACAATTCAGAAGAAAATTACGCGAAACTCGATCTGCATAAAAATATTGTCGATAACATTGTGTTAGTATCGCCTACAGGTCAGAAAATGTTCCGCGAAAGCGATTTAATTGACGTATGGTTCGATTCAGGATCTATGCCTTATGCACAATGGCATTACCCTTTTGAAAACAAAGATTTAATAGACGATAAAAAATCGTACCCAGCCGATTTTATTGCTGAAGGTGTCGATCAAACACGTGGATGGTTTTACACGCTTCACGCTATTGCGACTATGGTATTCGATTCTGTAGCCTATAAAAATGTGGTGTCTAACGGATTGGTACTCGATAAAAACGGACAAAAAATGTCCAAACGTTTAGGGAATGCTGTCGACCCTTTTGAAACTTTAAGCAATTACGGTGCCGATGCAACCCGTTGGTACATGATTGCCAATGCGAATCCTTGGGATAACTTAAAATTTGATATTGAAGGGGTAGAAGAGGTAAAACGTAAATTCTTCGGAACACTTTATAATACCTATTCATTCTTTAGCTTATATTCAAATCTGGATAAGTTTAGCTATGCTGAAGCCGATATTCCGTTAGCTGAGCGACCAGAATTAGACCGTTGGATACTTTCAGAATTACATACCTTAATCCAGAAAGTAGATGCTTTTTATGCCGATTACGAGCCAACAAGAGCGGCTAGAGCCATTTCAGATTTTACTCAAGATTATTTGAGTAACTGGTATGTGCGTTTAAGTAGAAGGCGATTCTGGAAAGGCGATTATGAGCAGGATAAAATTTCGGCTTATCAAACGCTTTATACTTGTATGGAAACCATAGCTAAATTAGGCGCACCAATTGCACCGTTCTTTATGGATAGACTGTATTTAGATTTAAATTCGGTGACTCAAAAAGAGCAATTTGAAAGTGTGCATTTAGCAAATTTCCCTGTTTTTGATAGTGCTTTTGTCGATAAAAGCTTGGAGCGTAAAATGGAAAACGCACAAATCATATCTTCTTTAGTCTTGTCTTTAAGAGCTAAAGAGAAAATTAAAGTACGTCAGCCGCTTCAAAAAATTATGATTCCTGTAGATTCACTTCAGCAAAAAGAGGAAATCGCTGCGGTTTCTGAATTGATAAAACACGAAGTGAATGTTAAAGAGATTGAGCTTCTGGAAGATGCGTCTGATATCTTAGTAAAACAGATTAAACCTAACTTTAAAGTGTTAGGTCCGCGCTTTGGGAAAGATATGAAAGCCATTGCTGGAGCAGTAATAAACTTTACACCTGAAGATATTAACAAAATTGAACAAAATGGTAGTTTAGAAGTTGATATTAATGGAAAAAATATTACATTAGAACGCTCGGATGTTGAAATTACCTCCCAAGATATCGAGGGTTGGTTGGTTGCAAATGAAGGTGCTTTAACGGTGGCTTTAGATGTAACAATTTCGGATGATTTGCGTAAAGAAGGGATTGCCAGAGAGTTAATTAATCGCATTCAAAATTTACGTAAAGATTCAGGTTTTGAGGTTACAGATAATATTGCTGTAAAACTTCTTAAAGATGAGCAAATTGTAAAAGCTGTAGAGGCAAATGTGGCTTATATTAAGTCGGAAACTTTAACCAATGAACTAGAAATAGTTGAAAAATTAGACGGCGGTATAGATATTGCTTTTGATGATGTCAATACCAGATTGTTTATCCAAAAAAACTAA
- a CDS encoding alpha/beta hydrolase — protein sequence MKNLLFVLFFAVSVSYVGAQVKYQTITSSKLGEDRQLKIQLPQGYNKDQGDYPLIIVLDADYMFEAVAGNVSYFTYWEDMPPAVVVGVNQLNKRYDDCMYSEQNSLPIDSGAAFYEFIGLELIPFIEKSFKTGSFKAIIGHSESANFINYYLLKPQPLFQSYVAISPDLAPNMLDYLPEALRKVPSKTFYYLANTDNDTETIKSMTDALNSDISGIENDQLEYNFNNFKEVSHYSVPTNAIPVALEKMFKIYQPISKKEYKEVILELETSPVVYLQEKYQEISSVLGIEKPILINDFKAIAAAIEKKEAYEYYEELGKMARKSYPETLLGGYYIGRFYEETGETKRAMRTYQSAYTLDEIAGITKDEVMDRADLIKADFGYN from the coding sequence ATGAAAAACCTACTTTTTGTTTTATTCTTTGCCGTGTCAGTGAGTTATGTGGGGGCGCAGGTTAAATATCAAACCATTACTTCTTCAAAGCTAGGTGAAGATCGTCAATTAAAAATTCAATTGCCTCAAGGTTATAATAAAGATCAAGGAGACTATCCTTTAATTATTGTTTTGGATGCCGATTATATGTTTGAAGCCGTGGCAGGAAACGTTTCTTATTTTACCTATTGGGAGGATATGCCACCAGCTGTTGTGGTAGGTGTCAATCAGTTAAATAAGCGTTATGACGATTGTATGTATTCCGAGCAAAATTCATTGCCTATTGATTCTGGAGCTGCATTTTATGAGTTTATTGGTTTGGAATTAATCCCGTTTATTGAAAAATCATTTAAAACCGGAAGTTTTAAAGCTATTATAGGGCATAGTGAATCTGCCAACTTCATTAATTATTACCTCTTAAAACCGCAGCCATTATTCCAGTCTTATGTGGCCATAAGCCCAGATTTAGCGCCAAATATGTTGGATTATTTACCAGAAGCTTTACGAAAAGTACCGTCAAAAACGTTTTATTATTTAGCCAATACTGATAACGATACAGAAACCATTAAATCAATGACCGATGCTTTAAATTCAGATATTTCAGGTATTGAAAATGACCAGTTAGAGTATAACTTTAATAACTTTAAAGAGGTTTCGCATTATTCGGTTCCAACAAATGCTATTCCTGTAGCTTTAGAAAAAATGTTTAAAATCTATCAGCCTATTTCTAAAAAGGAGTATAAAGAAGTGATTCTTGAATTGGAAACTTCGCCGGTAGTGTATCTTCAAGAAAAATATCAAGAAATTAGTTCGGTTTTAGGTATTGAGAAACCTATTTTGATTAATGATTTTAAGGCTATTGCTGCTGCTATCGAAAAGAAAGAGGCTTACGAATACTATGAAGAATTAGGTAAAATGGCTAGAAAGTCTTATCCTGAAACTTTATTGGGGGGTTATTATATTGGACGTTTTTATGAGGAAACGGGTGAAACCAAACGAGCTATGAGAACTTACCAGTCGGCTTATACTTTAGATGAAATTGCAGGAATTACTAAAGATGAAGTGATGGATAGAGCCGACCTTATTAAAGCGGATTTCGGATATAACTAA
- the panC gene encoding pantoate--beta-alanine ligase → MEVYSEKQQITAALDAVKAENKTVGLVPTMGALHDGHLELVKRALVENDQVVVSIFVNPTQFDNKDDLEKYPRTLETDVALLEAISAQRIMVYAPSVNDVYDGQLIAQKFDFDGLEFEMEGKFRSGHFDGVGTIVKRLFEIIKPNRAYFGEKDFQQLAIIKKMVEKHDMPIIIVPCAIYRELNGLAMSSRNVRLKPEYKEAAPFIYKTLTSAKEKFGTESAVGVVEWVENQFSTHPLLNLEYFIIADENTLKTITEKEKQKKYRAFIAVYADDIRLIDNIALN, encoded by the coding sequence GTGGAAGTTTACTCAGAAAAACAACAAATAACAGCAGCTCTTGATGCTGTAAAAGCAGAAAATAAAACGGTTGGTTTGGTGCCCACTATGGGGGCCTTGCATGATGGTCACTTAGAATTGGTAAAAAGAGCATTGGTTGAGAACGATCAAGTGGTGGTAAGTATTTTTGTGAATCCAACCCAATTTGATAATAAAGATGATTTAGAGAAATATCCGAGAACCTTAGAAACAGATGTCGCACTTTTAGAAGCTATTAGCGCCCAGAGAATCATGGTTTATGCGCCTTCTGTTAACGATGTATATGATGGTCAATTAATAGCGCAAAAATTCGATTTTGATGGTTTGGAGTTTGAAATGGAAGGTAAATTTAGATCTGGACATTTTGACGGTGTTGGTACTATTGTAAAACGATTGTTTGAAATTATTAAACCTAATCGGGCTTATTTTGGCGAGAAGGACTTTCAGCAGTTGGCTATCATTAAAAAAATGGTTGAAAAACATGACATGCCAATAATAATTGTGCCATGTGCGATTTATCGTGAATTGAATGGCTTAGCGATGAGTTCTCGAAATGTTAGGCTTAAGCCAGAATATAAAGAAGCAGCGCCTTTTATTTATAAAACTTTAACATCTGCCAAAGAGAAATTTGGCACAGAAAGTGCGGTTGGTGTTGTGGAATGGGTTGAAAATCAATTTTCTACACATCCGTTGTTGAATTTGGAATATTTTATAATTGCCGATGAAAACACCTTAAAGACAATAACAGAAAAAGAAAAACAAAAAAAATACAGAGCTTTTATTGCTGTTTATGCTGATGACATCAGACTAATTGATAATATCGCTCTAAATTAA
- a CDS encoding DUF4270 domain-containing protein yields MKKTIKSLQYPIVFLLLVGAFISCDKDFNVIESDVLGDENANFNTKATLWPLVGYNKKLDSLQINNLGITGSNGSGGNLLGVFNDPAYGLTTASIVSQIVPNKLSPEFGENPVIDSVVFKIPYYSTIVDYDDDNNPEYKLDSLYGKSNAPIKLTVYRSNYFLRDFDPNSTENQAQNYFSNGRSTVNTALNGTSVITFDDHIVDATTPIYSEPKFIPSNEGIITTIGEDDDKVSTNESPALRVKLNNDYWKTTIIDKEGDPVLSSSNNFKNYFRGLYIKAEAIGTDGAMLLLNLSAANANITMYYTSGEEESRSQDTYTLNFSGNILNTFINNYNIPLTNGDKTLGDDKLYLKGTEGSMAVVELFSGKVDCDGDGVVDTDAIDCFKQTYRKLDEDGNYVKDPLTNRYELKKLINEAQLVVSEDDNLPTGGVEDYHTYDRIYAYNIKTNNPTLDYSIGDATTNQSDPLNSKIVSLGQRSEDGIFKIRLTQHLNNILFTDSIAEDTPTKIGLVLSTNVNYTDTGIILDSGDEVTEVPRASIISPRGTIIQGSTANIPEEKRLKLRIFSSEAKE; encoded by the coding sequence ATGAAAAAGACCATTAAATCCCTTCAATACCCTATTGTTTTTCTTCTTTTGGTTGGCGCTTTTATTAGCTGCGATAAAGATTTTAACGTTATAGAAAGTGATGTTCTTGGCGATGAGAACGCAAACTTTAATACTAAAGCCACCCTATGGCCTTTAGTTGGATACAACAAAAAGCTAGATTCCTTACAAATTAATAACCTAGGCATTACAGGAAGCAATGGTTCAGGAGGAAATTTACTTGGGGTATTTAACGACCCTGCATATGGTCTTACAACAGCCAGTATTGTATCACAAATAGTACCTAATAAGCTATCTCCAGAGTTTGGCGAAAACCCTGTTATAGATAGTGTGGTTTTTAAAATCCCTTATTACAGTACCATTGTTGACTATGATGACGACAACAATCCAGAGTACAAATTGGATTCTTTATACGGAAAAAGCAACGCTCCTATCAAACTAACCGTTTATAGAAGTAATTATTTCTTAAGAGATTTTGATCCCAACAGTACTGAAAACCAAGCACAAAACTATTTTTCAAACGGACGTAGTACCGTAAACACAGCACTAAACGGCACTTCGGTGATTACATTCGATGATCATATTGTTGATGCAACGACACCTATTTATTCAGAACCTAAATTTATTCCGAGTAACGAGGGGATTATAACCACAATAGGCGAAGATGATGACAAAGTTTCTACTAACGAATCGCCTGCATTACGTGTAAAATTGAATAACGATTATTGGAAAACAACCATTATCGATAAAGAAGGAGATCCTGTTTTAAGCAGCTCCAATAATTTTAAAAATTATTTTCGCGGACTTTACATAAAGGCTGAAGCCATTGGCACAGATGGGGCTATGTTGCTCCTAAACCTTTCTGCAGCCAATGCGAATATCACTATGTATTACACCTCTGGTGAAGAAGAAAGTAGAAGCCAGGATACTTATACTTTGAATTTCTCAGGTAACATTTTAAATACCTTTATCAACAATTATAACATTCCGCTTACTAATGGAGATAAAACTTTAGGTGACGATAAACTATACTTAAAAGGCACCGAAGGATCTATGGCTGTAGTAGAACTGTTTAGCGGTAAGGTTGATTGCGATGGTGATGGTGTTGTAGATACCGATGCTATTGATTGTTTTAAGCAAACTTATAGGAAACTAGATGAGGATGGTAACTATGTTAAAGACCCCCTTACTAATAGATACGAACTTAAAAAACTTATTAACGAAGCACAACTTGTTGTAAGCGAAGATGATAACCTACCAACAGGTGGGGTTGAAGACTACCACACCTACGATCGTATTTATGCCTATAACATAAAAACAAACAATCCTACTTTAGATTATTCTATTGGTGATGCCACAACAAATCAATCCGACCCATTAAATTCTAAAATAGTTAGTCTTGGTCAACGTAGCGAAGATGGAATTTTTAAAATTCGCCTAACACAACACCTTAATAATATTTTATTCACAGACTCTATTGCCGAAGATACTCCCACTAAAATAGGACTAGTACTCTCTACCAATGTAAATTATACCGATACAGGAATAATTCTTGATAGTGGCGATGAAGTGACAGAGGTACCACGAGCTTCAATAATTTCACCTAGAGGAACAATTATTCAAGGAAGTACAGCTAACATTCCAGAAGAGAAAAGACTTAAATTGAGAATATTTTCTTCTGAAGCCAAAGAATAA